Proteins from one Monodelphis domestica isolate mMonDom1 chromosome 6, mMonDom1.pri, whole genome shotgun sequence genomic window:
- the NELFA gene encoding negative elongation factor A isoform X2 encodes MLPLECQYLNKNALTTLAGPLTPPVKHFQLKRKPKSATLRAELLQKSTETAQQLRKTSGVPFHAKGRGLVKKIDTTTPLKGIPKQAPFRSPTTPSVFSPAGNRTPIPPSRTPLRKERGVKLLDISELDMVGAGREAKRRRKTLDAEVVEKQAKEETVVENATPDYAAGLVSTQKLGSLNNEPALPSTSYLPATPSVVPSSSYIPSSETQPAPSARETLQTIRQPEEPATPNTTLPAQFKQRTPMYNSNANPTTAAAAPPTSPLTPTTPPAIAPVAQTPPVVPQTQPAPQQQPKKGLSLTREQMCAAQEMFKTANKVTRPEKALILGFMAGSRENPCQEQGDIIQIKLSEHTEVLDKADGTGSTTMLVDTVFEMNYATGQWTRLKKYKPITNVS; translated from the exons ATGTTGCCTTTGGAATGTCAGTACTTAAACAAAAACGCCTTGACCACACTTGCTGGACCACTCACACCCCCTGTGAAGCATTTTCAGTTGAAAAGAAAACCGAAAAGTGCCACTTTGAGAGCTGAGCTCTTACAGAAAT cCACAGAGACTGCTCAGCAACTCAGGAAAACATCTGGAGTACCTTTCCACGCCAAAGGAAGAGGACTGGTTAAAAAAATTGATACCACAA CACCTCTGAAAGGCATCCCAAAACAGGCTCCTTTCAGAAGCCCAACCACACCTAGTGTTTTTAGCCCTGCTGGAAACCGGACCCCAATTCCCCCTTCTCGAACTCCTCTACGAAAAGAACGGGGAGTGAAG TTACTAGATATTTCAGAGCTGGATATGGTTGGTGCAGGCCGAGaggcaaaaagaagaagaaagactttAG atgcagaagttGTGGAAAAGCAAGCCAAAGAAGAAACAGTTGTAGAAAATGCTACTCCTGATTATGCTGCTGGCCTTGTCTCTACACAG AAACTTGGTTCTTTGAACAATGAACCTGCACTACCTTCCACAAGCTACTTGCCTGCAACTCCTAGTGTAGTTCCATCCTCATCCTATATACCAAGCTCTGAAACACAGCCAG CTCCTTCAGCTCGAGAGACTTTGCAGACTATCCGGCAGCCGGAGGAACCTGCAACCCCAAACACTACCCTTCCTGCTCAGTTCAAGCAGAGAACGCCCATGTACAACAGCAATGCCAACCCCACTACTGCAGCTGCTGCTCCACCTACCTCACCTCTGACCCCCACAACCCCTCCTGCCATTGCCCCTGTTGCACAGACACCTCCTGTGGTGCCACAGACCCAACCAGCCCCACAGCAACAACCCAAGAAGGGTCTATCTCTCACG AGAGAGCAGATGTGTGCTGCACAGGAAATGTTCAAGACGGCAAACAAGGTGACCAGGCCCGAGAAAGCACTCATTCTTGGCTTCATGGCTGGATCCAGGG AGAACCCTTGCCAAGAGCAGGGCGACATCATTCAGATCAAGCTCAGCGAGCACACAGAAGTTCTTGACAAAGCTGATGGCACGGGAAGCACCACTATGTTAGTTGACACGGTCTTTGAAATGAACTATGCCACTGGCCAGTGGACCAGGCTCAAGAAGTATAAGCCCATCACCAATGTTTCCTAG